In a single window of the Acinetobacter sp. CS-2 genome:
- a CDS encoding RluA family pseudouridine synthase yields the protein MSNFLTEHLIHRDEDFMVIHKPAGVLTVPGKTEDLQDCVINRLLEIEPKTLLIHRLDRDTSGILVFGLSRWGQKTISRQFQERQTDKTYQALVAGHLEGEGTVDVPVVYDPEHPPLHIADPNHNKPALTHWQAIEHFEIQGQAVTRVKLSPITGRSHQLRVHMQYLGHPIIGDTLYATPEQQLMMPRLCLHAENLSFYHPQTEQLMEFYAPVPF from the coding sequence TTGAGTAATTTTCTAACCGAACATCTGATACATCGTGATGAAGATTTTATGGTCATCCATAAACCTGCAGGTGTACTCACCGTTCCTGGCAAAACCGAAGATTTACAAGATTGCGTGATCAACCGATTATTAGAAATAGAACCCAAAACACTACTGATTCACCGCCTGGATCGTGATACTTCAGGTATTCTGGTGTTTGGCCTGAGCAGATGGGGGCAAAAAACCATTTCCCGCCAGTTTCAGGAACGTCAAACCGACAAAACCTATCAGGCGCTTGTAGCAGGGCATCTTGAAGGGGAAGGCACGGTTGATGTACCTGTCGTCTATGACCCTGAACATCCACCATTACATATTGCCGATCCAAATCATAACAAGCCTGCACTGACCCATTGGCAGGCCATCGAACATTTTGAAATTCAGGGACAGGCGGTGACGAGGGTCAAACTTAGCCCGATTACCGGCCGTTCCCATCAGCTACGCGTGCATATGCAATATCTGGGTCATCCTATTATTGGTGATACTTTATATGCCACTCCTGAGCAGCAACTGATGATGCCGCGTCTGTGCCTGCATGCTGAAAACTTAAGTTTTTATCATCCGCAAACAGAACAGCTGATGGAGTTTTATGCTCCAGTTCCTTTTTAA
- a CDS encoding phosphopantetheine-binding protein gives MFYPLPKKIQLTPSQAKWQLSATESVLVLVGLHNLRMMAGIQDSDLMTHLVQITNKAKALDIPIVDLYGDDLMQGMQQLGEYASSHPQLIFAGQVTPMLKQILPHLQSVTEQICVVDDAILLSNQYQHIQWIDNISIHGLHHMNSYSLTRLWDLSAPSNYVLSPKGIMLAVAEQLNMDALEIDPDLDLKQYGLDSVAIVTLVGIWRAHGANITYEDVLKHNSLHALVSFVLQSAR, from the coding sequence ATGTTTTATCCATTACCCAAAAAGATCCAACTCACCCCCTCCCAAGCCAAATGGCAGCTTTCAGCAACTGAATCGGTTTTAGTGTTGGTGGGATTGCACAACCTAAGGATGATGGCAGGCATACAAGACAGCGACCTCATGACCCATCTTGTTCAGATCACTAATAAAGCCAAAGCTTTAGATATTCCGATTGTTGATTTGTATGGTGATGACCTGATGCAGGGCATGCAGCAACTCGGTGAATATGCATCATCGCATCCACAACTGATTTTTGCCGGGCAGGTCACGCCGATGCTCAAGCAAATATTGCCGCATCTACAAAGTGTCACCGAGCAAATCTGTGTAGTAGACGATGCGATTTTATTGTCGAATCAATACCAGCATATTCAATGGATTGATAACATTTCGATACACGGCTTGCATCATATGAATAGCTATAGTTTGACTAGATTATGGGATTTAAGTGCGCCATCCAATTATGTGCTTTCCCCCAAGGGAATTATGCTTGCGGTTGCAGAGCAACTGAACATGGATGCTCTGGAAATTGATCCTGATCTTGATCTGAAACAGTACGGTTTGGATTCTGTTGCTATTGTCACTTTAGTGGGGATTTGGCGAGCGCATGGGGCAAACATTACTTATGAAGATGTCCTAAAACACAATTCACTACATGCGCTGGTCAGCTTTGTATTGCAATCAGCACGTTGA
- a CDS encoding GlcG/HbpS family heme-binding protein, whose translation MKTKHYLTLSDAEFLLNSAYEYALEHDFNVSIAIVDETGNLLAMKRMDGASPMTANLCLEKAKCSAMSRRPSKLFEDIIKGGQMGFLTMETFSGMLEGGEPILYQGQLVGAMGVSGVKSFEDAEIAQVAIEKFLAQVEA comes from the coding sequence ATGAAAACCAAACATTATTTGACTTTAAGCGATGCGGAATTTTTACTAAATTCAGCTTATGAATATGCACTTGAACATGATTTTAATGTCAGTATCGCCATTGTAGATGAAACGGGTAATTTGCTTGCGATGAAACGTATGGATGGGGCATCACCTATGACAGCCAATTTATGTCTAGAAAAAGCCAAATGCTCGGCAATGAGCCGCCGTCCATCCAAGCTATTTGAAGATATTATCAAAGGCGGTCAAATGGGCTTTCTGACTATGGAAACGTTCTCGGGCATGTTAGAAGGTGGTGAGCCGATTCTGTATCAAGGGCAGTTGGTCGGAGCGATGGGGGTGTCAGGTGTGAAGTCGTTTGAAGATGCGGAGATTGCACAGGTAGCGATTGAGAAGTTTTTAGCGCAGGTTGAGGCTTAA
- the hemL gene encoding glutamate-1-semialdehyde 2,1-aminomutase produces the protein MSLSPKQEQLFKQASKHIPGGVNSPVRAFNGVGGTPVFIEKAKGAYLYDVDGKRYVDYVGSWGPMILGHAHPDIIKAVQEAAVDGLSFGAPTVHETTLADIICEIMPSIELVRMTNSGTEATMTAIRLARGYTGRDKIVKFEGCYHGHSDSLLVKAGSGMLTSGEGEATSAGVPADFAKHTLTLPYNDIATLKECFAKFGHEIAGVIVEPVAGNMNLVKPIDGFLQAIRDVCDEHGSVFIIDEVMTGFRVGLGGAQAHYGVTPDLTTLGKIIGAGLPVGAFGGKREVMECIAPLGKVYQAGTLSGNPLAMRAGIEMFKHLRAEGFYEKLTAQLEKLLAGLQAAADEADIPFKTQQVGGMFGLYFTDQEDITSFDSMLKCDVNAFRKFFHGMLQRGVNFAPSAFEAGFISAAHSDEDIEFTIQAAKETFAEMKASA, from the coding sequence ATGAGCCTATCTCCAAAGCAAGAACAATTGTTTAAACAAGCCAGCAAACATATTCCGGGTGGGGTGAATTCACCGGTACGTGCGTTTAATGGGGTGGGTGGTACGCCTGTATTTATTGAAAAAGCTAAGGGTGCCTATTTATACGATGTCGATGGTAAACGCTATGTGGACTATGTTGGTTCATGGGGACCGATGATTTTAGGCCATGCCCATCCTGACATCATTAAAGCCGTACAAGAGGCTGCTGTTGATGGCTTAAGCTTTGGTGCACCAACAGTACATGAAACCACGCTTGCAGATATTATTTGCGAGATCATGCCGTCGATTGAACTGGTTCGGATGACCAACTCAGGTACGGAAGCAACCATGACAGCGATTCGTTTGGCACGTGGTTATACAGGCCGCGACAAAATTGTAAAATTTGAAGGCTGTTACCATGGTCATTCAGATTCACTTCTGGTTAAAGCCGGTTCAGGTATGTTGACCAGTGGCGAAGGTGAAGCGACTTCAGCCGGTGTGCCTGCTGATTTTGCCAAGCATACGCTGACGCTTCCATACAATGACATCGCGACTTTAAAAGAATGCTTTGCTAAATTTGGTCATGAAATTGCCGGTGTGATTGTTGAACCGGTTGCAGGGAACATGAACCTGGTGAAACCGATTGATGGTTTCCTACAGGCAATTCGTGATGTATGTGATGAGCATGGTTCGGTCTTCATCATTGATGAGGTGATGACCGGTTTCCGTGTCGGTCTAGGCGGTGCACAGGCACATTATGGCGTAACACCTGATTTGACCACTTTGGGTAAAATTATTGGTGCAGGCCTGCCAGTCGGTGCGTTTGGTGGTAAACGTGAAGTGATGGAGTGCATCGCACCACTGGGTAAAGTCTATCAAGCAGGGACATTGTCAGGTAATCCACTCGCGATGCGTGCCGGTATTGAAATGTTTAAACATTTACGTGCCGAAGGTTTTTATGAAAAATTAACTGCGCAACTCGAAAAACTCCTTGCCGGTTTACAAGCTGCTGCGGATGAAGCAGATATTCCATTCAAGACTCAACAAGTGGGCGGGATGTTCGGTTTGTACTTTACTGACCAAGAAGACATTACCAGTTTTGATTCCATGTTGAAATGTGATGTGAATGCATTTCGTAAATTCTTCCATGGTATGTTGCAGCGTGGGGTGAATTTTGCACCATCTGCATTTGAAGCTGGCTTTATTTCAGCAGCACACAGTGATGAAGATATTGAATTTACTATTCAAGCTGCGAAAGAAACCTTTGCTGAAATGAAAGCATCCGCTTAA
- the thiE gene encoding thiamine phosphate synthase, whose product MRGLYLITNDDPLELLLAKLEGAMANGGISVLQYRRKKVAKEDQFYEIEYMKAMCAEYRVPFVINDDLETAVKYGVGVHLGQDDGSIQEAVVRLPEGVLIGRSCNNSLELAEQAIADGANYVAFGAIYATDTKPEAGNIGLETLKQAKTQLNVPICAIGGLTVENSKIVVESGADYCAVISDILGRPMHAIPERLDEWSALFQDNL is encoded by the coding sequence ATGCGCGGTTTATATCTGATCACCAATGATGATCCTTTAGAACTTTTATTGGCTAAGCTTGAAGGTGCAATGGCCAATGGCGGTATTTCAGTATTGCAATACCGTCGTAAAAAAGTCGCCAAAGAAGATCAATTTTATGAAATTGAGTACATGAAAGCCATGTGTGCTGAATATCGCGTACCTTTCGTGATTAATGACGATCTTGAAACTGCGGTTAAATATGGTGTAGGTGTGCATCTGGGCCAGGATGATGGCTCGATTCAGGAAGCGGTTGTACGTTTGCCAGAAGGTGTCCTGATTGGTCGCAGCTGTAACAATTCTCTGGAATTGGCAGAACAGGCGATTGCTGATGGCGCAAATTATGTGGCGTTTGGTGCAATTTATGCGACTGATACTAAGCCTGAGGCCGGGAACATTGGTTTGGAAACATTGAAACAAGCCAAAACGCAACTAAATGTGCCGATCTGCGCCATTGGCGGGTTAACCGTTGAAAATTCAAAGATCGTGGTTGAATCTGGTGCAGATTATTGTGCAGTGATTAGTGATATATTAGGTCGTCCTATGCATGCCATTCCTGAGCGTCTTGATGAATGGTCTGCACTTTTTCAAGACAACCTTTAA
- a CDS encoding DUF962 domain-containing protein: MNTTIQLKFEHHPEPEFQLPIQNYHEFYRFYLTEHRNIMSRRLHIFGSSVGACLLSRAIVKRKPKYLVYGLLFGYASAWAGHFCFEKNKPASFKQPLYSFISDWRMFSDVLRGNLSLKDRSLDKIPS; this comes from the coding sequence ATGAATACAACAATCCAGCTCAAATTTGAACATCATCCAGAACCGGAATTTCAGCTGCCGATTCAAAACTATCATGAATTCTATCGGTTTTATCTAACTGAGCATCGTAATATCATGAGTCGCCGTTTGCATATATTCGGCAGTAGTGTCGGGGCATGCCTATTAAGTCGTGCCATTGTAAAAAGAAAGCCAAAGTATCTTGTTTATGGATTATTGTTCGGCTATGCCAGTGCATGGGCAGGTCATTTCTGCTTTGAAAAAAACAAACCGGCCAGTTTTAAACAGCCGCTCTATAGTTTTATTTCAGATTGGCGCATGTTTTCTGATGTGTTGCGTGGGAATTTAAGTTTGAAAGATCGTTCCCTGGATAAAATTCCCAGTTAG
- a CDS encoding inorganic triphosphatase, which translates to MVEVELKFQIPEARRNALLKALDPKKSEIIQLKAKYYDTSERLLSQHGVALRQRLEGTRWIQTLKAAGKSHLHRFEHNHDLGELEHAPQLDLSIYEQDAEAQHILKNALGEAQDQLKLQFETDIQRTFRVIHFEETEIEVSLDVGEVRTETAQSEVHEVEFELKSGSVQSLLTFSFEWVKKYHLWLDVRSKAEIGNLLAIQQPVSPAKLAKEFHLSKKDPANKNLRMLIAQQLQHLLPNIAAIAAGVAEQTHIQQAQIALDHLHLTLSLFKDWNEAVSDKWAVQLGAFKHQFDHLQHLQHMQSTLGAFLQNPNTASNLAKDILYAKEKLANLVRSTQNVHHYLELLMFGLDHEDKLQGHDLKWFAQNTLQNQYKQLQEHLANTDIANFESLDQLATKIHELKFSFPILTSIYDVKNLQKYSKALNDAQLAASEYQILASSAEYIQQTELEASDWFVLGWLTAKQEVYAQNLLEATEQFLVSRKFIK; encoded by the coding sequence ATGGTTGAAGTTGAATTAAAATTTCAAATTCCTGAAGCAAGACGTAATGCTTTACTGAAAGCATTGGATCCTAAAAAATCTGAAATTATTCAACTGAAAGCCAAATATTACGACACCTCAGAACGCTTACTCTCACAACATGGTGTTGCCTTAAGACAACGTCTCGAAGGCACGCGCTGGATTCAAACCTTAAAAGCTGCAGGGAAAAGCCACTTACATCGTTTTGAGCATAATCATGACCTGGGTGAACTGGAACATGCCCCGCAGCTGGATTTATCTATTTATGAGCAGGATGCTGAAGCACAACACATCCTGAAAAATGCTTTGGGTGAGGCACAGGATCAACTTAAATTACAGTTTGAAACTGATATACAGCGTACCTTTCGCGTCATTCATTTTGAAGAAACCGAGATAGAAGTCAGTCTAGATGTTGGTGAAGTGCGTACCGAAACAGCCCAGAGTGAAGTACATGAAGTCGAGTTTGAATTGAAGTCGGGCTCAGTCCAATCTCTTCTCACCTTTAGCTTTGAATGGGTGAAAAAATATCACCTTTGGCTGGATGTGCGCAGTAAAGCCGAAATCGGCAATCTTTTGGCCATCCAGCAACCCGTCAGTCCGGCAAAATTAGCCAAGGAATTTCATTTAAGTAAAAAAGACCCCGCCAATAAAAACTTGCGCATGCTGATTGCCCAGCAGTTACAGCATTTACTGCCAAATATCGCAGCTATTGCTGCAGGTGTTGCCGAGCAAACACATATTCAGCAAGCCCAAATTGCACTGGATCATTTACATTTGACCCTGTCGTTATTTAAAGACTGGAATGAGGCAGTTTCCGACAAATGGGCGGTGCAGCTGGGTGCATTTAAGCATCAGTTTGATCATTTACAGCATTTGCAACACATGCAGTCAACTTTAGGCGCATTTTTACAGAACCCCAATACTGCATCGAATTTAGCCAAAGATATTTTGTATGCCAAAGAAAAGTTGGCCAATCTGGTACGTTCCACACAAAATGTACATCATTATCTGGAATTATTAATGTTTGGCCTGGACCACGAGGATAAGCTCCAAGGACATGACTTAAAATGGTTTGCACAAAATACCCTGCAAAATCAATATAAACAGCTCCAAGAGCATCTTGCAAATACCGATATTGCCAATTTTGAAAGTCTGGATCAGTTAGCCACTAAAATTCATGAACTGAAATTTAGCTTCCCGATTCTAACTTCGATTTATGATGTCAAAAATTTGCAAAAATACAGCAAAGCCTTGAATGATGCTCAACTTGCAGCCAGTGAATATCAGATTCTGGCCTCTTCTGCCGAGTATATTCAGCAAACTGAACTGGAAGCCAGTGACTGGTTTGTGTTGGGTTGGCTGACAGCAAAACAGGAAGTGTATGCACAAAACCTGCTTGAAGCGACAGAACAATTCCTGGTGAGTCGTAAATTTATTAAGTAA
- a CDS encoding CYTH and CHAD domain-containing protein has protein sequence MLEVELKFQIPASDQEKLYQLFLNKNARLISLYAKYYDTPERHLAEKNISLRQRLEDDHWIQTLKAPSDHSLQRFELESDLGKLNAPPDLALKMYQSDPKAKQLLQNALGKQVKNLIVQYETVVQRLVHVIHFNRSKIEVSLDRGEIRHNDQSVSIYEIEFELKQGSIQDLIKFIHPWVQRYHLWLDVRSKAQRGDLLAQSLKNPAAQFASPLKLNPQDSTDQALKQIINNTLQHLLPNASTIASGQYDSEHVHQTRVAIRRLRSALRVFEDWSKDVNPDWQEQLTHLFRQLGSTRDRDALSEGLLPQLEQAGAPFVQLSNTPEQSGIPIDESLRSSDFVELILHLLRFVDQPCKEQKKSGLKKDIAKKLQKMHQQICKDADQFLQLDIPSRHRTRKRVKRLRYCVEFVASLYPVQDVKHYLKDLKPAQESLGQYNDLMVAETLFQNMVKRKQKSWFALGWIASEKKYVLQQAQQHLDYYSKTDTFW, from the coding sequence ATGCTTGAAGTAGAATTAAAATTTCAGATCCCCGCATCAGATCAAGAAAAGCTCTATCAGCTCTTCTTGAACAAGAATGCTCGCTTGATTTCTTTATACGCAAAATACTATGACACGCCCGAACGGCATTTGGCTGAAAAGAATATTTCATTACGGCAACGTCTTGAAGACGATCACTGGATACAAACTTTAAAAGCGCCCAGCGATCATTCCTTACAACGTTTTGAACTGGAAAGCGATTTAGGCAAACTAAATGCCCCTCCGGACTTGGCCCTTAAGATGTACCAGTCCGATCCGAAAGCAAAACAATTGCTGCAAAATGCTTTGGGCAAACAGGTTAAAAACCTGATTGTGCAATATGAAACAGTCGTTCAACGTCTGGTGCATGTGATTCATTTTAACCGTTCAAAAATTGAAGTCAGTCTGGATCGCGGCGAAATTCGACATAACGATCAGAGCGTGTCAATTTATGAAATTGAATTTGAGCTTAAACAAGGTTCCATACAAGACCTGATCAAATTTATTCACCCCTGGGTGCAGCGATATCATTTATGGCTAGATGTGCGAAGTAAAGCTCAACGCGGCGATTTGCTGGCACAGAGTTTAAAAAATCCTGCTGCTCAATTTGCCAGCCCACTCAAGCTGAATCCACAGGACTCAACAGATCAAGCTTTAAAGCAGATCATCAATAATACCTTGCAGCACCTATTGCCGAATGCATCAACCATCGCTTCCGGACAGTATGATAGCGAACATGTGCACCAGACTCGGGTTGCCATTCGCCGTTTAAGAAGTGCCTTACGTGTTTTTGAGGACTGGTCAAAAGATGTCAATCCAGACTGGCAAGAGCAGCTGACTCATCTGTTCCGCCAACTGGGTTCAACCCGTGATCGCGATGCCTTGAGTGAAGGACTTTTACCTCAGCTCGAACAGGCAGGTGCCCCTTTTGTTCAGCTTTCGAATACGCCTGAACAATCCGGCATTCCCATTGATGAATCATTACGTTCTTCAGACTTTGTAGAATTGATTCTGCATCTGCTGCGCTTTGTCGATCAGCCATGTAAAGAACAGAAAAAATCCGGATTAAAAAAAGATATCGCCAAAAAACTGCAAAAAATGCATCAACAAATCTGCAAAGATGCCGATCAATTTTTACAGCTGGATATTCCCTCCCGGCATCGTACCCGCAAACGGGTCAAACGCTTGCGTTATTGTGTAGAATTCGTGGCTTCGCTTTATCCTGTTCAAGATGTAAAGCACTATCTCAAAGATTTAAAACCCGCCCAGGAAAGTTTGGGACAATATAACGATTTGATGGTGGCCGAAACGCTGTTTCAGAATATGGTTAAACGTAAACAAAAATCGTGGTTTGCCTTGGGCTGGATTGCCAGTGAGAAAAAATACGTTCTGCAACAGGCTCAGCAGCATTTAGACTATTATTCTAAAACCGATACTTTCTGGTAA
- a CDS encoding DUF3144 domain-containing protein — MVQKIEATDVTEEEALNAAFFERADEFIKQANEFCRVEKGSAVKPAEMRGQVSAAMLFATARFNTWVAANNFKDGNEMRDAKDQVMSYIMQQFQMMLEDNYDEYCEQFENYLRFRRNEEFHTNKHDHDHNHDH, encoded by the coding sequence ATGGTTCAAAAGATTGAAGCAACAGATGTAACCGAAGAAGAAGCGTTAAATGCTGCTTTTTTTGAACGTGCTGATGAATTTATTAAACAGGCCAACGAATTTTGCCGTGTCGAAAAAGGTTCAGCCGTGAAACCTGCTGAAATGCGCGGACAAGTCAGCGCTGCCATGTTGTTTGCTACTGCCCGTTTTAATACTTGGGTAGCTGCCAATAACTTTAAAGATGGCAATGAAATGCGTGATGCCAAAGATCAGGTGATGTCGTACATCATGCAGCAATTCCAGATGATGCTGGAAGATAACTATGACGAATATTGCGAACAGTTTGAAAACTATCTTCGCTTCCGTCGTAACGAAGAATTTCATACCAACAAGCATGATCATGACCACAATCACGATCATTAA
- a CDS encoding M16 family metallopeptidase, giving the protein MLMRFKQLTISLLFVGFSATAWAQPILVKSEQKIEEYTLDNGFRVVLAQNDKENKVFMNTVYLTGSLNDPQGKGGLAHLLEHLAFKGTQNIKGEEFQRRLDQYTLMTNASTDYYSTKYTNVIRPEQNAINQVIHLEAERMDKLVLQEKFVPSEIAIVKREREVRMDQSFAVMMDQMWKSAYGNKYLGRLPIGDLKELQSIKMDELNKFYRTWYAPNNAVMIISGKFDKAAVLKQIDQQFSPIATRQVPVQTKVPVLDSAKIQHRNFVVKKGSDLAKFNIYLNGKNEKIKSALALTPYLYTMQPSGHLYQSMVETGLSTGVQSTTWLDQDFNLVFMGAIYAPNHDEKKVQSELIAGVEKSQLFNETELNRVKNLIQNQADSVLSNAAALGGRLSDYYVAYQGDWSQYFTDLNNVKQLKLADVNQTLTRFLVPEHRISGDIKPTPEAQKKALQQQAAEQPKTLDQASVQEEPLKDSSAYKQEVAEYVKTSKQYLMDTEKKIQRGTLKNGIAYALYPTSTRDDKTYATISVDFGTDKSLFNKGEVLDLMAYLLLRGSDQYSLQDIADKSIEAGGGATATASANSIAIQIVAKKEKFDDYFKFMLDVLKTPKFEQSQFDLIKSQSLSSLDRPYTEPETVAALTMTRLLETYQPGDLRYHFEPELSKQQLKAATVEQVKKLYQDFFISHHAQIAITGDYQAQPMLKLLQKEFSGWKTQLPYQRLSSDYQAYKAQKIHALSEQREFGNYQAILTLPVGSNHADAPALMAFSYILADSQLSSRLAQELREKNALVYGFGSNLDLDEWIDSGALTIEANYTAAKSAQVSQAVHKVLNDLLTKGVTEQELEAAKANILKKRVTALEDERSIHAMLLPQLEHNRDLLFREKRDQAFKKLSKADLDTVIKKYIKLDQLVEVMADQYGKPQNKS; this is encoded by the coding sequence ATGCTCATGCGGTTCAAACAACTTACTATCTCATTATTATTTGTTGGTTTTAGTGCAACTGCCTGGGCACAACCGATCTTGGTTAAATCTGAGCAGAAGATTGAAGAATATACATTAGACAATGGTTTTCGCGTGGTTCTGGCGCAAAATGATAAAGAAAATAAAGTCTTTATGAACACGGTCTATCTGACCGGTTCACTTAATGATCCGCAGGGCAAAGGCGGTTTGGCACATTTGCTCGAACATCTGGCATTTAAGGGTACACAGAATATCAAAGGTGAAGAATTTCAGCGCCGTCTGGATCAATACACCTTAATGACCAACGCCAGTACAGATTATTATTCCACCAAATATACCAATGTGATCCGTCCTGAACAGAATGCCATTAATCAAGTGATTCATCTTGAAGCTGAACGTATGGACAAGCTGGTGCTGCAAGAAAAGTTTGTCCCTTCTGAAATTGCCATTGTGAAACGCGAACGTGAAGTTCGTATGGATCAGTCTTTTGCAGTGATGATGGACCAGATGTGGAAATCGGCTTATGGCAATAAGTATTTGGGACGTTTGCCGATTGGCGATTTAAAAGAATTGCAGTCCATTAAAATGGATGAGCTGAATAAATTTTATCGAACCTGGTATGCGCCGAACAATGCCGTAATGATCATTTCCGGTAAATTTGATAAAGCCGCTGTGTTAAAACAGATTGATCAACAGTTTAGTCCAATAGCAACTCGTCAGGTTCCAGTACAGACCAAAGTTCCTGTGCTGGACTCAGCCAAAATTCAGCATAGAAATTTTGTTGTAAAAAAGGGCAGTGATCTGGCTAAATTCAATATTTACCTGAATGGCAAAAATGAAAAGATCAAATCTGCTTTGGCACTGACACCTTATTTATATACCATGCAACCGAGTGGGCATCTTTATCAAAGCATGGTGGAAACCGGTTTAAGTACCGGCGTTCAATCTACTACCTGGCTAGATCAGGACTTTAATCTGGTCTTTATGGGCGCCATTTATGCACCGAATCATGATGAGAAGAAAGTGCAATCCGAACTTATTGCGGGTGTGGAAAAAAGTCAGCTATTTAATGAGACTGAACTAAACCGGGTAAAAAATCTGATTCAGAATCAGGCAGACAGTGTACTCAGTAATGCTGCCGCTTTGGGGGGGCGTTTAAGTGATTATTATGTGGCTTATCAGGGAGACTGGTCGCAGTACTTTACTGATTTGAATAATGTGAAGCAATTGAAGCTTGCTGATGTCAATCAAACCCTGACCCGGTTTTTAGTGCCAGAACATCGCATTTCTGGAGATATTAAACCGACCCCGGAAGCTCAGAAAAAAGCATTACAACAACAGGCTGCCGAGCAACCTAAAACCTTAGATCAGGCCAGTGTGCAAGAAGAGCCGCTTAAAGACAGCAGTGCCTATAAGCAGGAAGTCGCGGAATACGTCAAAACCTCAAAGCAGTATTTGATGGATACTGAAAAGAAAATCCAGCGCGGAACGTTGAAAAACGGTATTGCATACGCTTTATATCCGACCTCTACCCGTGATGATAAAACCTATGCCACCATTTCTGTTGACTTTGGTACGGATAAATCTTTGTTTAATAAAGGTGAAGTACTGGATTTGATGGCCTATTTACTCTTGCGTGGCTCAGATCAGTATAGTTTGCAGGATATTGCAGACAAATCGATTGAAGCGGGTGGTGGAGCAACGGCTACAGCATCTGCAAATAGTATTGCCATTCAGATTGTGGCAAAAAAAGAGAAATTTGATGATTATTTCAAATTTATGCTTGATGTTCTGAAAACACCGAAGTTTGAACAATCGCAATTTGACCTGATCAAGTCACAAAGCTTGTCGAGCCTGGATCGGCCATATACGGAACCTGAAACGGTTGCCGCATTGACCATGACCCGTTTATTGGAAACCTATCAGCCAGGAGATTTACGCTATCATTTTGAACCTGAGCTGTCTAAACAGCAGCTTAAAGCAGCAACAGTTGAGCAAGTGAAAAAATTATATCAGGATTTCTTTATCAGTCATCATGCACAAATTGCCATTACCGGTGATTATCAGGCTCAGCCCATGCTAAAACTGCTACAAAAAGAATTCTCTGGATGGAAAACACAATTGCCTTATCAACGCCTAAGTTCTGATTATCAGGCGTATAAGGCACAAAAAATCCATGCTTTATCAGAGCAACGTGAATTTGGTAATTATCAGGCCATTTTGACCTTGCCGGTGGGTTCGAATCATGCCGATGCGCCAGCCTTAATGGCGTTTAGTTATATTCTGGCTGACTCGCAGCTGTCGTCACGTTTAGCCCAGGAACTCCGTGAGAAAAATGCCTTGGTATATGGATTTGGCAGCAATCTGGATCTGGATGAATGGATTGATTCAGGGGCACTCACCATAGAAGCCAATTATACGGCAGCAAAGTCGGCGCAAGTATCACAAGCCGTGCATAAGGTACTGAATGATTTACTCACTAAAGGGGTAACTGAACAGGAGCTGGAAGCGGCCAAAGCCAATATTCTGAAAAAACGGGTGACTGCTTTGGAAGATGAACGCAGTATTCACGCGATGCTTTTACCGCAACTGGAACATAATCGCGACTTATTATTCCGTGAAAAGCGTGATCAGGCTTTTAAAAAACTTAGCAAAGCAGATCTGGATACCGTAATCAAGAAATACATCAAACTGGATCAGCTGGTGGAAGTTATGGCAGACCAGTATGGAAAGCCACAAAACAAGTCATAA